The bacterium genome contains a region encoding:
- a CDS encoding PBP1A family penicillin-binding protein: MWRERRRIRFSQRASGLTKSRNIVKIAKLLLLGVLALTVLLIIVLPLLSFGLPSPDEVIRREGFSTKILDRNGKALYDIFENERRTPIKIDEVPLYLKQATIAIEDKNFYSHNGFDILGTLRGLSRFFTRGYAQGGSTLTQQLVKNVLLSSERSIFRKVKEFILAVQIERKYTKDEILQMYLNEAPYGGTAWGVESASETYFGKNARDLNLVESAILSGMPQLPSRYSPYSSTPKAYIDRTTNVLRRMREDGYITKDQEEAALAELPEFKFQAKGSSFKAPHFVQYVQKLLEERYGEKVIEQGGLRVTTTLDLELQEKAQNIVAEEISKVEAQKITNGGVVVMNPETGEILAMVGSKRFDDPDYDGQVNVTVALRQPGSSFKPFTYVTALKQGYTASTMVMDVSTVFPVTGQADYIPVNYDGKYKGPVQMRYALGNSLNIPAVKFIAMVGIKEVLETAYEMGLSSLPPTKETLARVGLSLTLGGGEVRLLELTGAYSAFFNGGTKAEPTGILKVEDSSGKVLEEITPKKGKKVITPEEAFIISNILSDNSARSDTFGTNSLLNIPGRQVAVKTGTTNDRRDNWTVGGTPQRAVGVWVGNNDNSPMLSVASGISGASPIWRRIMVESLSGLSPVGFTPPSGIVSIEVDNFSGKRAHDGFSSRSEFFIKGREPQEDDIHVNLKVCKSDGKLATPSDVSGGNYDNKEYFVIKEEDPVSTDGKNRWQEAILSWINTQSDGRYKPPSDYCGTTNPLNVEWVDPIDRISNLPNTFKIKIKASSTSNIDYLEIFADGLKIRTIDSLPYEAEISLADGVHKLQVKAKDKDGHEKEHTITIGVNTAWDATP, encoded by the coding sequence ATGTGGAGAGAGAGGAGAAGAATAAGATTTAGCCAAAGAGCTTCAGGTTTAACTAAATCTAGAAATATAGTAAAAATTGCGAAACTTTTGCTTTTAGGTGTATTGGCTTTGACAGTTTTATTGATTATAGTTTTACCACTTCTATCATTTGGTTTACCTTCTCCAGATGAGGTTATTCGAAGAGAGGGTTTTTCAACAAAGATTTTAGACAGAAATGGAAAAGCTTTATATGATATTTTTGAAAATGAAAGAAGGACTCCAATTAAAATTGATGAAGTTCCACTCTATTTAAAACAAGCAACTATAGCAATTGAAGATAAAAACTTTTATTCCCACAACGGTTTTGATATTTTAGGTACTTTGCGTGGTCTTTCCAGATTCTTCACTCGTGGCTATGCTCAAGGGGGTTCTACCTTAACCCAGCAATTGGTTAAGAATGTTTTGCTTTCATCAGAGCGAAGTATATTTCGAAAAGTTAAAGAATTTATTTTAGCTGTTCAAATAGAGAGAAAATACACCAAAGATGAAATTTTACAGATGTATTTAAATGAAGCTCCCTATGGTGGAACTGCTTGGGGTGTTGAGTCAGCCTCAGAAACCTATTTTGGTAAAAATGCTAGAGACTTAAACTTAGTTGAATCTGCCATACTTTCAGGCATGCCCCAATTACCATCTAGGTACTCTCCATATTCGTCTACACCAAAGGCCTATATAGACAGAACTACAAATGTATTAAGAAGGATGAGAGAAGATGGATATATAACTAAAGATCAAGAAGAAGCTGCTTTGGCAGAACTTCCTGAATTTAAATTTCAAGCCAAAGGTTCATCTTTTAAAGCTCCTCATTTTGTCCAATATGTACAAAAACTACTTGAAGAAAGGTATGGTGAAAAAGTAATTGAACAAGGAGGTTTAAGAGTAACCACAACCTTGGACTTGGAATTACAAGAAAAGGCACAAAATATAGTAGCTGAAGAGATTTCTAAGGTTGAAGCTCAAAAAATCACAAATGGTGGTGTTGTTGTAATGAATCCTGAAACTGGAGAAATACTTGCAATGGTGGGTAGTAAAAGATTTGATGACCCAGACTATGATGGTCAAGTCAACGTAACCGTCGCCTTAAGGCAACCAGGATCATCATTTAAGCCATTTACCTATGTTACTGCATTAAAACAAGGTTATACCGCATCCACCATGGTAATGGATGTTTCAACTGTTTTTCCTGTTACTGGTCAGGCTGATTATATTCCAGTTAATTACGATGGTAAGTATAAGGGGCCTGTTCAAATGAGATATGCCTTAGGTAATTCTCTAAATATTCCAGCTGTCAAGTTTATTGCTATGGTTGGAATTAAAGAGGTATTGGAAACTGCCTATGAAATGGGACTAAGTTCACTTCCCCCAACCAAGGAAACACTTGCTCGTGTGGGGTTATCTCTTACCCTAGGTGGTGGTGAAGTCAGACTTCTTGAATTAACAGGTGCCTATTCTGCATTTTTTAATGGAGGAACAAAAGCAGAACCTACTGGTATTTTAAAAGTTGAAGACAGTAGCGGTAAGGTTCTGGAAGAAATTACACCTAAAAAAGGTAAAAAAGTTATAACCCCTGAAGAAGCATTTATCATTTCAAATATATTATCTGACAACAGTGCTAGAAGTGATACTTTTGGCACTAACTCATTACTTAACATTCCAGGTAGACAAGTTGCTGTTAAGACAGGTACAACAAACGACAGAAGAGACAACTGGACCGTTGGAGGTACGCCACAAAGAGCTGTTGGGGTTTGGGTAGGGAATAATGACAACTCACCAATGCTTTCAGTTGCTTCTGGAATTTCCGGGGCCTCACCTATCTGGAGAAGGATAATGGTTGAATCACTATCAGGTTTAAGTCCTGTAGGCTTTACTCCCCCTAGCGGCATAGTAAGTATAGAAGTTGATAACTTTTCTGGTAAAAGAGCTCATGATGGTTTTTCATCTAGGTCTGAATTTTTTATTAAAGGCAGGGAACCGCAAGAAGATGATATACATGTTAATTTGAAAGTTTGTAAAAGCGATGGAAAACTTGCAACTCCATCTGATGTTTCAGGTGGTAATTATGATAACAAGGAATACTTTGTGATAAAGGAAGAAGACCCTGTATCAACTGATGGTAAAAACAGATGGCAGGAGGCAATTTTAAGTTGGATTAATACCCAAAGTGATGGTAGATATAAACCACCCTCAGATTATTGTGGAACAACCAATCCATTAAATGTTGAATGGGTTGACCCAATAGACAGGATAAGTAACTTACCTAATACTTTTAAAATTAAAATTAAGGCCAGTTCTACTTCAAATATTGATTATTTGGAAATTTTTGCAGATGGTTTAAAAATTAGAACAATTGACAGTTTACCCTATGAAGCAGAAATTAGTTTGGCTGACGGAGTACATAAACTTCAAGTCAAAGCAAAAGACAAGGATGGCCACGAAAAGGAACACACTATTACTATTGGGGTAAACACTGCTTGGGACGCTACTCCTTAA
- the pheT gene encoding phenylalanine--tRNA ligase subunit beta — protein sequence MDIKIPNSWLKKYLDTKASPSEIAKYLSLCGPSIEKVEKVKDGDSVYSIEVTTNRVDSASVLGIAREAVAILPRFGISATFKNKKLKKERFKFVKKVKYLEVVVDSKLCPRFTAVLIKDVKIKDSPQDIKSLLEKVDVRPINNIVDVSNFIMHELGQPVHTFDFDKIVGGKMILRESKKSEVIKTLDEKEFKLDGGDIVIANPKGFGMSSDAIEDGEGKLIDLCGIMGGQNSAVDNNTKNVLLFVQNYDKHKIRKTSMNLGQRTEAAVLFEKGLDSENVKPAIILAVSMIEKLSGGKSEEEILDIYPSPYKIKNVSVAKEEIDKIIGIDIPEKEIKSYLTNLGFEVKTNKKTLEIKVPSYRADDINIKEDIIEEIARIYGYHNLPCLLMDGSLPKPKVNNEFKFENNLKVILRALGGTEIYNSSLVSKEMTSDNALGLKNPLGTDTELLRTSLRESLIQNIKDNPQEKGRLHIFEIANVYIPIKNSLPQEKLTLAGIIKNGNSSLVSGSAQILDFRKNKGIVEKLLEELNISYIEKIEEGGKYLPNQRLSVYSGNTEVGEYGNLEVGYFYYTFDLQKLMDAKKISRKYKSIPKFPPQVEDLTLIIPEKTYIGDVIDSIKSVNQLVNKVELTDTYKNNYTVNIEYQSPDHTLTDKEVESIRVKILSSLKSKFGITV from the coding sequence ATGGATATAAAAATACCTAACAGCTGGCTTAAAAAATACTTAGATACTAAAGCATCTCCTTCTGAAATTGCCAAGTACCTATCTCTTTGTGGACCATCTATTGAGAAAGTTGAGAAAGTTAAAGACGGTGATAGTGTATATTCAATTGAAGTAACTACTAACAGGGTAGATAGTGCCAGCGTCTTAGGCATTGCAAGAGAGGCAGTTGCCATATTGCCAAGATTTGGGATATCGGCGACTTTTAAAAATAAAAAATTAAAAAAGGAAAGATTTAAGTTTGTTAAAAAGGTAAAGTATTTGGAAGTAGTTGTTGATTCTAAACTTTGTCCTAGATTTACCGCCGTTTTAATCAAAGATGTAAAAATTAAAGATTCACCACAAGATATAAAGTCGTTGCTTGAAAAGGTTGATGTCAGACCAATTAACAATATCGTTGATGTAAGTAATTTTATAATGCATGAGCTAGGTCAACCTGTTCATACTTTTGACTTTGACAAAATAGTTGGTGGAAAAATGATACTTCGAGAGAGTAAAAAAAGTGAGGTGATTAAAACACTTGATGAGAAGGAATTTAAATTAGATGGTGGAGATATTGTTATAGCAAATCCTAAAGGATTTGGTATGTCGTCTGACGCCATTGAAGATGGTGAAGGAAAACTAATTGACCTTTGTGGAATTATGGGGGGACAAAACAGTGCAGTTGACAACAACACTAAAAATGTTTTGCTGTTTGTGCAAAATTACGATAAACACAAAATCAGAAAAACATCCATGAACTTAGGTCAAAGGACTGAAGCAGCAGTTCTTTTTGAAAAAGGCTTAGACAGCGAAAATGTAAAACCTGCAATAATTTTAGCAGTTTCCATGATTGAAAAGTTGTCAGGTGGAAAATCAGAAGAAGAAATTTTAGACATCTATCCGTCGCCATACAAAATTAAGAATGTCTCTGTAGCTAAAGAAGAAATAGATAAAATAATTGGAATCGATATTCCTGAAAAGGAAATAAAAAGTTACTTAACAAATTTAGGTTTTGAAGTTAAAACAAATAAAAAAACACTTGAGATAAAGGTCCCATCTTATAGAGCAGATGACATAAATATAAAGGAAGACATAATAGAGGAGATTGCAAGAATATATGGATATCACAATTTACCTTGTCTTCTAATGGATGGCTCACTACCTAAACCAAAAGTTAATAATGAATTTAAATTTGAAAACAATTTAAAAGTAATACTCAGGGCATTGGGAGGAACCGAAATATATAATTCTTCTCTTGTTAGTAAGGAAATGACAAGCGACAATGCACTTGGGCTTAAAAACCCACTAGGCACTGATACAGAATTATTAAGAACAAGCCTTAGAGAATCGCTAATCCAAAACATTAAAGATAATCCACAAGAAAAAGGCCGTTTACACATATTTGAAATTGCAAATGTATACATTCCAATCAAAAATAGTCTACCGCAAGAAAAATTGACTCTTGCTGGTATTATAAAAAATGGAAATTCATCACTAGTGTCTGGTTCAGCACAAATCTTAGATTTTAGAAAAAATAAAGGCATCGTTGAAAAACTGTTGGAAGAATTAAACATTAGTTATATTGAAAAAATAGAGGAAGGGGGAAAGTATCTACCTAATCAGAGGTTGTCTGTCTATTCTGGAAATACTGAGGTGGGGGAGTATGGCAATTTGGAAGTTGGTTATTTTTACTATACTTTTGATTTACAAAAATTAATGGATGCCAAAAAAATTTCAAGAAAATATAAAAGTATTCCTAAATTTCCACCACAGGTAGAAGACCTAACTCTTATTATTCCTGAAAAAACATATATCGGCGATGTAATAGACTCAATCAAATCTGTAAATCAACTGGTTAACAAAGTTGAACTAACGGACACCTATAAAAATAACTATACTGTAAACATTGAGTACCAATCACCTGATCATACTTTAACTGACAAAGAAGTGGAAAGTATTAGGGTCAAAATTCTATCATCTTTAAAATCAAAATTTGGAATTACCGTTTAA
- the pheS gene encoding phenylalanine--tRNA ligase subunit alpha, whose translation MNEDLINLKNQAIARIADVKNVNELEQIRIDLFGRNGKFTFLSKNISKIDSEARKQYGITLNEVKNTLEILVTEKKNELNNNAREWFDPTMPAKKVKLGKLHMVTNAINEIAEVFEKIGFTRVKYPEVEYDYFAFGALNFPDNHPARDDWETFFVNAPDSKKYGPMLLTPHTSSGQIREMLKEKPPIRMINIAKCYRRQSDVSHLIMFHQFEGLVVDKNISITHLRGTIDHFAKTFFGPERTIRLRPYHFQFTEPSFEVDISCNVCNGKGHISSGVTCKLCKKGWLEIGGAGMVHPHVLKECGVDSKIYTGFAFGWGVERTYMMKSGLSVPDIRLLYSSDLRVLSQL comes from the coding sequence ATGAATGAAGATTTAATAAATTTAAAAAATCAGGCAATAGCTAGAATTGCTGATGTCAAAAACGTAAATGAATTAGAGCAGATAAGAATTGACTTATTTGGCAGAAATGGAAAGTTCACATTTCTCTCTAAAAACATATCAAAAATCGATAGTGAAGCTAGAAAGCAATATGGTATTACTTTAAATGAAGTTAAAAATACACTTGAGATTTTAGTTACTGAGAAAAAGAATGAATTAAACAATAACGCAAGAGAGTGGTTTGACCCAACAATGCCAGCCAAGAAAGTAAAATTAGGTAAACTCCATATGGTTACTAATGCAATTAATGAAATAGCCGAAGTTTTTGAAAAAATTGGTTTTACTAGGGTTAAGTATCCTGAAGTTGAATATGACTACTTTGCTTTTGGCGCTTTAAACTTTCCAGATAACCACCCCGCAAGAGATGATTGGGAAACATTTTTTGTCAACGCTCCAGACTCAAAAAAATACGGTCCCATGCTTTTAACACCACACACGTCAAGTGGACAAATTAGAGAAATGCTTAAAGAAAAACCACCAATCCGTATGATTAACATTGCCAAATGCTACAGAAGACAAAGTGATGTAAGCCATTTAATAATGTTTCACCAGTTTGAAGGACTAGTCGTAGACAAAAATATTTCAATTACCCACCTTCGTGGTACTATCGACCACTTTGCAAAAACTTTCTTTGGACCAGAAAGAACAATAAGACTAAGACCTTATCACTTTCAATTTACTGAACCATCGTTTGAAGTTGATATTTCTTGCAATGTTTGTAATGGAAAAGGCCATATTTCATCTGGTGTAACTTGTAAATTATGTAAAAAGGGATGGCTTGAAATAGGTGGGGCTGGAATGGTACACCCACATGTTTTAAAGGAATGTGGTGTTGACTCCAAAATATATACTGGTTTTGCATTCGGCTGGGGAGTTGAACGAACATATATGATGAAATCAGGTCTTTCAGTTCCAGACATTAGACTACTATATAGTTCGGACTTAAGAGTCCTTTCTCAACTTTAA
- the rplT gene encoding 50S ribosomal protein L20, which produces MTRIKSKAAIKHRKVRKLAKGYHSARSRRFKTANEAVMHAGAYAFHGRKLKKRDLRSLWIVRLSAAAKSLETSYSRLINNLKTNKIELDRKILSDIAAKNPSVFEKIVASFKTK; this is translated from the coding sequence ATGACAAGAATAAAATCAAAAGCAGCTATTAAACATAGAAAGGTAAGAAAGCTTGCCAAAGGTTACCATTCTGCAAGATCTAGAAGGTTTAAAACTGCAAATGAAGCAGTTATGCATGCGGGGGCATATGCATTTCATGGTAGAAAGCTTAAGAAAAGAGATCTAAGAAGTTTGTGGATTGTTAGACTTTCAGCTGCTGCAAAATCTTTAGAAACTTCATACTCAAGACTTATCAATAATTTAAAGACAAACAAAATTGAATTAGATAGAAAGATTCTTTCAGACATTGCAGCAAAAAACCCTAGCGTATTTGAAAAAATAGTTGCCAGCTTCAAGACTAAATAG
- a CDS encoding bL35 family ribosomal protein, with amino-acid sequence MAKTKTKVKYKKLVTDRIRITKNGKVLRRKAFKRHLNASKSKNRLNRLSRVTEVKKVLARRLRKYLGKVMKTPKVIKKGVIKKGVTKK; translated from the coding sequence ATGGCAAAGACAAAAACGAAAGTAAAATATAAAAAACTAGTAACTGACAGAATCAGAATTACTAAAAATGGCAAAGTCTTAAGAAGAAAGGCTTTTAAAAGGCATTTGAATGCCTCAAAGAGCAAGAACAGACTTAATAGACTAAGTAGGGTTACAGAAGTTAAAAAGGTATTAGCAAGAAGATTAAGAAAATATTTAGGTAAAGTAATGAAAACCCCTAAGGTAATAAAAAAGGGAGTAATAAAAAAAGGGGTAACTAAAAAATAA
- the infC gene encoding translation initiation factor IF-3 encodes MKSINNSNWRLNDRIPAQTLRVLDSEGKQLGVFSRDEAIKMAKEKNEDLIELVANANPPVAKIIEFGKFKYQEEKKKKEALKKSKPSELKEIRFTPFIGEGDYQTRLRRINEFLTDKDKVKLVVYFKIKQLGSKTFGYDILGRILKDLGEGINVDMKPKFMGRNLIMIISPTNKYGKDKNESKI; translated from the coding sequence TTGAAAAGTATCAATAACAGCAACTGGCGACTAAATGACAGAATTCCTGCTCAAACTTTGAGAGTTTTAGACTCAGAAGGTAAACAGTTAGGAGTTTTTTCCAGGGATGAGGCTATCAAAATGGCCAAGGAGAAGAACGAAGACTTAATTGAGCTTGTTGCAAACGCAAATCCACCTGTTGCTAAAATAATTGAGTTTGGAAAATTTAAGTATCAGGAAGAAAAGAAAAAGAAGGAGGCTTTGAAAAAAAGCAAGCCAAGTGAGCTTAAAGAAATACGTTTTACACCTTTTATAGGTGAAGGAGACTACCAAACAAGGCTAAGGAGGATCAATGAATTTTTGACAGATAAAGATAAGGTTAAACTTGTTGTTTACTTTAAAATAAAACAACTAGGGTCAAAAACCTTTGGTTATGATATACTTGGCAGGATTTTAAAAGATTTGGGAGAGGGAATAAATGTTGACATGAAACCTAAGTTTATGGGAAGAAACTTAATAATGATTATTTCACCAACTAATAAATATGGCAAAGACAAAAACGAAAGTAAAATATAA
- a CDS encoding dihydrofolate reductase: MKITLWMAISLNGIIATDDYKEDFLSHENWDEFVSAVQKSGCLIWGRKTYELIKEWPKSYLKPLKNISKVIISSDDKFQLNDGFILANSPEHAIEILAEKGFSEAILTGGSTNNSVFAEKNMIDEIILNIEGVIIGNGISLFKPSDFQLKLKLLSTTRIFENIIQVHYKVEK, from the coding sequence ATGAAAATTACACTTTGGATGGCAATTTCGTTAAACGGAATAATTGCAACAGATGACTACAAAGAAGATTTCCTGTCACACGAAAACTGGGACGAATTTGTCTCAGCAGTTCAAAAAAGTGGATGTTTAATTTGGGGTAGAAAAACCTACGAATTAATCAAGGAATGGCCTAAATCCTATTTAAAACCATTGAAAAACATAAGTAAGGTAATAATTTCCTCAGATGATAAATTTCAACTGAATGACGGTTTTATTCTGGCAAACTCACCAGAGCATGCAATTGAGATATTAGCAGAAAAAGGTTTTTCCGAAGCAATACTTACAGGAGGATCAACAAACAACTCAGTGTTTGCAGAAAAAAATATGATTGATGAAATTATATTAAATATTGAAGGTGTAATCATTGGGAATGGAATTTCACTTTTTAAACCCTCAGATTTTCAATTAAAACTTAAATTATTAAGCACAACCAGAATATTCGAAAATATAATTCAAGTTCATTACAAAGTAGAAAAATGA
- the thrS gene encoding threonine--tRNA ligase: MKTDKQSKEYLENLRHSCAHLLAAAVLEIYPSAKRTIGPSIENGFYYDFDFGDTTVSDEDFPKIESKMKEIIKTWKGFEKKNVTTEEAKDYYKDNKYKIELIEEFSKEGNDLTFYNSGEYSDLCRGGHVSHPDSEIKHFKLLSVAGAYWRGSEKNKMLTRIYGTCFPTKIELDKHLENIELAKKYDHRKLGQELELFTISEKVGQGLVLWMPKGNVIKEQIEKWAKKTEEEWGYKRVTTPSITKSGLFHTSGHLPYYKDDMYPPMKLDDSEEEYFLKPMNCPHHHIIFDATQHSYRDLPLRFAEYGNCYRYESSGELFGLMRVRGFAQNDAHIYCTEDQAVDEFVKVMKLHEYYYKTLGITDYHLELALRDPKNTEKYHGNEDMWKRAEKLMREAVKQVDIPMVEEIGSAAFYGPKIDFIIHSKIGREFAISTNQIDLFMGEQFGLKYTDKDGKEKTPVIIHRAPLGSHERFIGFLIEHYGGAFPTWLSPVQVKILPISEKHLDYANTIFEKLKENNIRVELDDRNETLSNKIRNAQNEKVPYMLVLGDKETENDEVSIRNRAGENSSIQLSKFISDISSKIDNKTDN; this comes from the coding sequence ATGAAGACTGACAAACAATCAAAAGAATATCTAGAAAACTTAAGGCATTCATGTGCTCATCTTTTGGCAGCTGCAGTTTTAGAAATATATCCTTCTGCAAAAAGAACCATAGGTCCTTCAATTGAAAATGGTTTTTACTATGACTTTGATTTTGGTGATACTACAGTTTCCGATGAAGACTTTCCAAAAATAGAAAGTAAAATGAAAGAAATTATCAAAACTTGGAAAGGTTTTGAAAAGAAAAATGTAACTACAGAAGAAGCAAAGGATTATTATAAAGATAATAAATACAAAATTGAACTAATTGAAGAATTTTCAAAAGAAGGAAATGACTTAACTTTTTACAACTCTGGTGAGTATTCTGATCTCTGCCGTGGGGGACATGTTAGTCATCCTGATTCGGAAATCAAGCATTTTAAACTACTATCAGTAGCTGGAGCATATTGGAGAGGTAGTGAAAAAAATAAGATGTTAACCAGAATTTATGGAACTTGTTTTCCAACTAAGATAGAACTTGATAAACATCTTGAAAATATAGAACTTGCAAAAAAGTATGACCATAGAAAGTTGGGTCAGGAATTAGAACTATTCACTATTTCTGAAAAAGTTGGTCAAGGACTGGTTCTTTGGATGCCAAAAGGAAACGTAATTAAAGAACAAATTGAAAAATGGGCCAAAAAGACAGAAGAAGAGTGGGGGTACAAGAGAGTAACAACTCCAAGTATTACAAAATCCGGCCTTTTCCATACATCAGGTCATTTACCATATTACAAAGATGATATGTACCCTCCAATGAAGCTGGATGACAGTGAAGAAGAATATTTCCTAAAACCAATGAATTGCCCACATCATCACATTATTTTTGATGCGACTCAACACAGCTACAGAGATTTACCACTTCGTTTTGCTGAATATGGTAATTGCTACCGTTATGAATCATCAGGTGAGCTGTTTGGACTGATGAGAGTTAGGGGATTCGCACAAAATGATGCTCATATCTACTGTACTGAGGATCAAGCAGTAGATGAATTTGTAAAAGTAATGAAATTGCATGAATACTATTACAAAACGTTAGGTATTACCGATTACCATTTAGAGTTAGCCTTAAGAGATCCTAAGAACACAGAAAAATATCATGGTAATGAAGATATGTGGAAAAGAGCAGAAAAATTAATGAGAGAAGCTGTAAAACAAGTTGATATACCTATGGTAGAAGAAATTGGAAGTGCAGCATTTTATGGTCCAAAAATTGATTTTATAATCCACAGCAAAATTGGAAGGGAGTTTGCAATTTCTACAAACCAAATTGATTTATTTATGGGGGAACAGTTTGGACTTAAATATACAGATAAAGATGGGAAAGAAAAAACACCTGTAATAATCCATAGAGCCCCACTAGGCTCACACGAGAGATTTATAGGATTTCTAATTGAACATTATGGTGGAGCATTCCCAACTTGGCTCTCACCAGTCCAAGTTAAAATACTACCAATTTCTGAAAAACATTTAGATTATGCAAATACCATTTTTGAAAAACTAAAGGAAAACAACATTCGTGTTGAACTAGATGATAGAAATGAAACACTAAGTAATAAAATCAGAAATGCACAAAATGAAAAAGTTCCATATATGTTAGTTTTGGGAGACAAAGAAACTGAGAACGACGAAGTTTCTATCAGAAACAGGGCAGGAGAAAATTCCTCAATACAATTATCTAAATTTATTTCTGATATCTCTTCAAAAATTGACAACAAGACAGATAATTGA